One segment of Desmodus rotundus isolate HL8 chromosome 6, HLdesRot8A.1, whole genome shotgun sequence DNA contains the following:
- the ZNF343 gene encoding zinc finger protein 343 — MTLPDPSASGEQGWEEILSLDDREDTQTMKKLTENHQAKGVPSNDTGWPQEKEGKPKILVPVTFRDVAVVFTEAEWKRLSAEQRSLYKEVMLENYSNLLSLESEPETDPCSSCLLAFSTQPLLSQHVLPLFSDLRDFRLGHSGPGHQELKFSSQSCWSEITEGQEREHGFRPLFVRTEERKPSSAFPSPPRQQSVSPRESNTVVEIEPNSSQRANPVQTNKRMKELETPRSGAISYSERELDGSQESNLITDQVILSGEKPYVCRECGRGFKDKSNLVRHHRMHSLEKPYVCGECGRGFRLLAVLVNHQRTHSGEKPYTCKECGRSFSQKSNLNRHTTIHSEEKPYLCKECGKSFRSNSVLVRHQRNHSGEKPYVCQECGHGFSERAYFIRHQRTHSGEKPYVCLECGRGFGDKSTLTKHQRTHSGVKPYVCQECGHGFSERSSIIRHQRTHSGEKPYVCLECGRGFGDKSTLRKHQRTHSGVKPYVCQECGHGFSERSCFMRHQRTHSGEKPYVCLECGRGFGDKSTLRKHQRIHSGERPYQYVCGECGRGFSYKSNLIRHQKTHSGVKPYVCSECGRGFFYKSTLIIHGRTHSGEKPYVCGECGRGFSRRSLLLIHQRTHSGRNIMFPGSMNSALATSQMSSDPRGQPERTSLVCAETMGKTSAVSQTSLCTTETPRE, encoded by the exons ATGACGTTGCCTGATCCTTctgcctcgggagagcagggctgggaggagatCTTGTCTTTGGATGACAGGGAAGATACGCAGACCATGAAGAAATTGACTGAAAATCATCAGGCAAAAG GTGTGCCTTCTAACGATACAGGCTGGCCccaagaaaaggagggaaagccCAAGATACTG GTACCAGTTACATTCAGGGACGTGGCTGTGGTCTTCACAGAGGCAGAATGGAAGCGGCTGAGCGCTGAGCAGCGGAGCCTGTACAAAGAAGTGATGCTGGAGAATTACAGCAATCTGCTCTCATTGG AATCAGAGCCAGAAACAGACCCCTGCTCTTCCTGCCTTCTGGCCTTCTCCACTCAGCCACTCCTCAGCCAACATGTGCTTCCGCTCTTCTCAGACTTACGTGACTTCCGTCTAGGGCATTCTGGTCCAGGGCATCAGGAGCTGAAGTTTTCTTCTCAAAGCTGCTGGAGTGAAATCACAGAAGGTCAAGAGAGAGAACATGGCTTCAGACCCTTGTTTGtgaggacagaggagagaaaaCCATCAAGCGCATTCCCCAGCCCACCCCGACAACAGTCAGTGAGTCCTAGAGAAAGCAACACAGTGGTAGAAATAGAGCCCAACTCATCCCAAAGGGCAAACCCTGTGCAAACCAACAAAAGAATGAAGGAATTGGAAACCCCGAGATCTGGAGCCATCAGCTATAGTGAGCGCGAACTAGACGGtagccaggaatcaaaccttaTTACAGACCAGGTAATCctctcaggggagaagccctatgtttgcagggagtgtgggagaggctttAAAGATAAGTCAAACCTCGTCAGACACCATCGGATGCACTCACTGGAGAAGCCTTATGTGTGTGGTGAGTGTGGCCGAGGCTTTAGACTGTTGGCAGTCCTCGTGAatcaccagaggacacactcaggagAGAAGCCATACACGTGCAAGGAGTGTGGGCGAAGCTTTAGCCAGAAGTCCAACCTGAACAGACACACAACGATACATTCAGAAGAGAAGCCTTATTTGTGCAAGGAGTGTGGGAAGAGCTTTAGAAGTAACTCAGTCCTCGTTAGACATCAGCGGAATCActctggggagaagccctatgtctgTCAGGAGTGTGGGCACGGCTTCAGCGAAAGGGCGTACTTTAtcagacaccagaggacacactccgGGGAGAAACCCTACGTGTGCCTGGAGTGTGGACGAGGATTTGGTGATAAGTCAACCCTCACAAAACACCAGAGGACTCACTCAGGGGTGAAGCCCTATGTTTGTCAGGAGTGTGGGCATGGCTTCAGTGAGAGGTCATCCATTAtcagacaccagaggacacactccgGGGAGAAACCCTACGTGTGCCTGGAGTGTGGACGAGGATTTGGTGATAAGTCAACCCTCAGAAAACACCAGAGGACTCACTCAGGGGTGAAGCCCTATGTTTGTCAGGAGTGTGGGCACGGCTTCAGTGAGAGGTCATGCTTCATgagacaccagaggacacactcaggggagaaacCCTACGTGTGCCTGGAGTGTGGACGAGGATTTGGTGATAAGTCAACCCTCAGAAAACACCAGAGGATTCACTCAGGGGAGAGGCCTTAC CAGTATGTTTGTGGGGAGTGTGGACGAGGTTTTAGCTACAAGTCAAATCTGATCAGACACCAGAAGACACACTCAGGCGTGAAGCCTTATGTATGCAgtgagtgtgggcgaggctttttCTATAAATCGACCCTCATCATACACGGAAGGACACACTCGGGGGAGAAGCCTTATGTATGTGGTGAGTGTGGACGAGGCTTTAGCCGGAGGTCCCTCCTCCTCAttcaccagaggacacactcagggagAAACATTATGTTCCCAGGGAGTATGAACAGCGCTTTAGCTACAAGCCAGATGTCATCAGACCCCAGAGGACAGCCTGAGAGAACAAGCCTTGTGTGTGCAGAGACCATGGGCAAGACTTCAGCAGTCAGTCAAACCTCATTGTGTACCACGGAGACACCTCGGGAATAG